The Cloeon dipterum chromosome 3, ieCloDipt1.1, whole genome shotgun sequence genome includes a region encoding these proteins:
- the LOC135938986 gene encoding ATP-dependent DNA helicase Q4-like — translation MNSDQNMENVDDKKTKYQKYKQQVKQWEDEFMKQNDRIPTKDDIKSASDTVRYAYKSYYSAKKEILAKENSSSCKNDSMPRETTVSPPDTKESHSVSVEPKKKKKKEILFLFTNSGKLSDVTAQMAARKKAMADAQKVEESPPVPVQNVDQVWGQHLKGSRKLIERTASFQFAEKLFTSASFKGKRNPHKPHTPLRRTKSAVFSDFLNAKKSEEVSQVVAKECDSSLTCEKGVNQDGETAVGKVQDAEPMDQSCSALPGEVFSTKFRLKVNNSSQSSAPGKGIGSSKLSTNMNEGWLDRCAKLEKHKSWTDDSQGSYNSPAFNSQNSVITKMNTCNMESQHSKYSQASQMEVVTSDREDDGIVSNSDTEEPFKVSKVLKRPAGTEVIAEVAFKKTKLNNKEVLEKKITDGKLNDNFVRVNLKKRVFVRGKKNTNFSKYKKMMYKRKQIDNNYDGGNGTVKKGSCFTCGMAGHWANNCPQNDGLISMEVADQIDDSPYLTLEEADALANEHRPVSKFNMEKPAEEGRKPTIEPLYSLDENGELPDTPLEVLAALKQFGFSSFRPGQEETVMRILCGLSSLVMLSTGAGKSLCYQLPAYLYSKKKGPCTALVVSPLVSLMDDQVSNMPEGLRGACLHTNMTPKHRQQVEQQIKDGELDVLLVSPEAVINSDRQGMGGLMQMLPAISFACVDEAHCVSQWSHNFRPSYLMLCKVLREKMKVRTILGLTATATKSTAAGIAKNLGVPDDRIIADLPMPSNLVLSVSRDVQRDTALIDLLKGDRFSACDSIIIYCIRREECDRIASMLRTCLRDSKKTESNKRGAISWNAEVYHAGLTPHRRKQVQNAFMNGKLRIVVATVAFGMGINKNDLRGVIHFNMPASFERFVQEVGRAGRDGQEAHCHLFLDSQGRDLCELRRHIYSDSVDRHTVRKLLSKVFKPCRCSNIRDLENWQPEGSTQSETHATPEKQQPPPSPIKCPGHEVAFSTDEAVQALDMPEENIQTLLCYLERWVEVLSPAYVTCKVISYGGPAALKAAAKTCPPLAMAVALDQKFKKDQEKSTFIEFPVVDIAAAIGWDSGQVKRRLKELEWKKVNDRNVKTQMVVQLLHPGLRVRAKGSLSPEEIDEALDWLSEKVERQERSKLIQLEALFTALTSVSFESVKECDNVVKEEICLKLKEAVHKYFDTDVTEFETMEPKLLPGVENEDQVRADVRAMVCTYSDSHFNGRAIARIFHGISSPCFSSQMWGRTRFWRLHLNDNFTTLSKIATTEILKMK, via the exons ATGAATTCAGACCAAAACATGGAAAATGTAGATGACAAGAAGACTAAGTACCAGAAGTACAAGCAGCAAGTGAAGCAGTGGGAGGACGAATTCATGAAACAAAACGACCGAATACCAACCAAG GATGACATCAAAAGTGCTTCTGACACAGTGCGCTACGCTTACAAAAGCTATTACAGCGCGAAAAAAGAGATTTTGGCTAAAGAGAACAGCTCATCATGCAAGAACGACTCCATGCCCAGAGAGACAACTGTCTCGCCTCCGGACACCAAGGAGTCGCACTCAGTGTCTGTGGAGcccaagaagaaaaaaaagaaggaaattttatttttgttcacaaACAGCGGCAAGCTGTCTGACGTGACCGCACAAATGGCTGCAAGAAAGAAGGCAATGGCTGATGCTCAGAAGGTTGAGGAGTCGCCGCCCGTGCCTGTGCAGAACGTGGATCAGGTGTGGGGACAACACCTCAAGGGCTCTCGCAAGCTGATTGAACGCACGGCGTCCTTCCAGTTCGCTGAGAAGCTGTTTACAAGCGCCTCGTTCAAAGGCAAGCGAAACCCTCATAAACCGCACACGCCACTGCGGAGGACCAAGTCGGCTGTCTTCAGCGACTTCCTCAACGCTAAAAAGAGTGAGGAAGTGTCCCAAGTGGTTGCCAAGGAGTGCGACTCCTCTCTAACCTGTGAAAAAGGCGTCAACCAGGATGGGGAGACCGCAGTAGGGAAAGTACAAGACGCAGAGCCAATGGACCAGAGCTGCAGTGCTCTCCCTGGCGAAGTTTTCTCCACGAAGTTCAGGCTGAAGGTGAACAATTCAAGCCAGTCATCTGCTCCAGGGAAGGGAATTGGCTCAAGCAAGCTGTCAACCAACATGAATGAGGGCTGGCTAGACAGATGCGCCAAATTGGAGAAGCATAAGTCTTGGACTGATGACTCACAAGGCTCTTACAACTCTCCAGCTTTCAACTCGCAGAATTCAGTAATCACCAAAATGAACACTTGCAACATGGAAAGCCAGCATTCAAAG TATTCACAGGCGTCTCAAATGGAGGTTGTGACATCAGACAGGGAGGATGACGGAATCGTCAGCAACTCTGACACCGAAGAGCCATTCAAAGTGAGCAAAGTATTGAAAAGACCAGCAGGCACAGAAGTGATAGCTGAGGTTGCtttcaaaaaaacaaaactgaaCAACAAGGAAGTCctcgagaaaaaaatcacggaTGGAAAGCTCAATGACAATTTTGTCAGAGTGAATCTGAAGAAGCGAGTCTTTGTCAGGGGCAAGAAAAACACTAACTTCTCCAAATACAAGAAGATGATGTACAAAAGGAAGCAGATTGATAACAACTATGATGGAGGGAACGGAACTGTTAAGAAAGGAAGCTGCTTCACATGTGGAATG GCTGGTCACTGGGCCAATAATTGTCCCCAGAATGACGGACTCATTTCTATGGAGGTGGCTGATCAAATCGATGACAGTCCTTACCTCACCTTGGAGGAGGCTGACGCTTTGGCCAATGAACACAGGCCTGTTTCCAA aTTCAACATGGAGAAGCCAGCAGAGGAAGGCCGAAAGCCCACTATTGAGCCTTTGTACAGTCTCGATGAGAATGGCGAGCTCCCTGACACACCGCTTGAGGTACTGGCCGCACTGAAACAATTCGGCTTCAGCTCCTTTCGCCCTGGACAAGAGGAGACAGTCATGAGGATACTCTGTGGTCTGTCCTCTTTGGTGATGCTTTCCACTGGTGCTGGCAAAAGCTTGTGCTACCAGCTGCCTGCCTACTTGTACAGCAAGAAGAAAGGGCCTTGCACCGCTCTTGTTGTTTCACCGCTTGTTTCTTTGATGGATGATCAG gtGAGCAACATGCCTGAAGGTCTGCGGGGCGCGTGTCTGCACACAAACATGACGCCAAAGCATCGGCAGCAGGTAGAGCAGCAGATCAAGGACGGAGAGCTGGACGTTCTGTTGGTGTCGCCTGAGGCAGTGATCAACAGTGATCGGCAGGGCATGGGTGGCCTGATGCAGATGCTGCCTGCCATCAGCTTTGCGTGCGTCGATGAGGCACACTGTGTGTCGCAGTGGTCGCACAACTTTCGCCCGTCTTACCTGATGCTGTGCAAAGTACTGCGGGAGAAGATGAAGGTGCGCACTATCCTTGGATTGACAGCGACCGCTACCAAGTCTACAGCGGCCGGCATCGCTAAGAACTTGGGTGTTCCTGACGACCGCATCATCGCCGACCTGCCGATGCCCTCAAACCTGGTGCTATCTGTGTCCAGGGACGTACAGAGGGACACGGCCCTCATCGACCTGTTGAAAGGAGATCGATTCAGTGCGTGCGACTCGATCATCATCTACTGCATCAGGAGGGAGGAGTGCGACAGAATTGCATCTATGCTTCGCACATGTTTGAGG gacTCCAAAAAAACTGAGAGCAACAAAAGAGGCGCTATCTCATGGAATGCAGAAGTTTACCATGCTGGTTTAACTCCTCATAGAAGAAAGCAAGTGCAAAATGCCTTCATGAATG GCAAACTGCGCATTGTCGTTGCTACTGTGGCTTTCGGTATGGGCATCAATAAGAATGATCTCAGAGGCGTCATCCATTTCAACATGCCCGCCTCTTTTGAGCGTTTTGTTCAGGAGGTGGGACGAGCAGGGAGAGACGGTCAAGAGGCGCACTGCCACCTCTTTCTAGACTCGCAAGGCCGTGACCTGTGCGAACTCCGCAGGCATATCTACTCAGACTCTGTCGATAGACACACTGTTCGAAAATTGCTTAGCAAAGTTTTTAAGCCGTGCAG ATGCTCAAACATAAGAGACCTGGAAAATTGGCAGCCTGAGGGGTCAACGCAGTCAGAGACCCATGCCACTCCTGAAAAGCAACAGCCACCTCCAAGCCCAATAAAGTGCCCCGGCCATGAAGTCGCCTTCTCCACAGATGAAGCCGTCCAAGCACTTGACATGCcagaggaaaatattcagaCTTTGCTTTGCTACCTTGAGAGATGGGTCGAGGTTCTCAGTCCTGCTTATGTAACGTGCAAAGTCATCAGCTATGGTGGACCAGCAGCTCTGAAGGCTGCCGCCAAAACA tGTCCACCTCTGGCAATGGCCGTTGCTCTTGACCAGAAGTTCAAGAAGGACCAAGAGAAAAGCACGTTCATTGAGTTCCCTGTAGTAGACATTGCTGCTGCCATTGGCTGGGACAGCGGCCAAGTGAAACGACGACTGAAAGAGCTAGAGTGGAAAAAAG TGAACGATCGGAATGTGAAAACGCAAATGGTGGTGCAGCTGTTGCACCCTGGGCTGCGAGTCCGAGCGAAAGGGTCTCTCTCCCCAGAGGAGATTGACGAGGCGCTGGATTGGCTGTCAGAGAAAGTGGAGCGCCAAGAGCGATCAAAGCTAATTCAGCTGGAAGCCCTTTTCACTGCTTTGACCAG TGTTTCCTTCGAATCTGTAAAAGAATGCGATAATGTAGTGAAGGAGGAGATTTGCCTTAAATTGAAGGAAGCTGTTCACAAGTATTTTGATACTGACGTTACTGAATTTGAAACGATGGAACCAAAGCTCTTG CCGGGAGTGGAGAATGAGGACCAAGTGAGAGCAGACGTCCGGGCTATGGTGTGCACTTATTCAGATTCACACTTCAATGGGAGGGCCATCGCCAGGATATTCCACGGGATCAGCAGCCCTTGCTTCTCCTCTCAGATGTGGGGCCGGACTCGATTTTGGCGCTTGCACCTCAACGACAACTTTACCACTCTCAGTAAGATTGCTACTACAGAAATCCTGAAAATGAAGTGA
- the LOC135938987 gene encoding alpha-amylase A-like, whose translation MRTILALPVLPLVLQFVSAQWDPHMVPGHSTIVHLFEWRWADIANECENFLGPRGFGGVQISPPTENAVIEPRPWWERYQPISYNFVTRSGDEAALADMIRRCNAAGVRIYPDIIFNHMTGPHDFAVGTGGSTAEPNNKDFPAVPYSIIDFNPSCEIVDYNDPVNVRNCELVGLKDLAQSTEYVRAKIAEMLNRLIDMGVAGFRVDAAKHMWPGDMQAIMDQLHDLNTDHGFAPGSRPFLAQEVIDLGGSIVGFTDYLDLGRITEFRFSAEIGRAFRGLNELRWLSSWGEGWGFMPSGSALAFVDNHDNQRGHGAGGGDILTYKLPKNYKMATAFNLAHTYGTPRIMSSFDFVESDQGPPADAEGNIVGPEFNPDNTCTNGWVCEHRWRQIHNMIEFKNVVDGEPLTDWWDNGSNQIAFCRGNKGFIAFNNQFEVDLVENLQTCLPAGTYCDVISGSKESGVCTGKEVAVGPDGIALIVIGNLELDGILALHVGAML comes from the exons ATGAGGACTATTTTAGCCCTGCCTGTTTTACCGCTGGTCTTACAATTTGTCAGCGCGCAATGGGATCCCCACATGGTCCCAGGCCACAGCACAATTGTCCACTTGTTTGAGTGGAGGTGGGCTGACATTGCGAATGAATGTGAAAACTTTTTAGGACCCCGAGGCTTTGGTGGAGTTCAg aTTTCCCCTCCAACTGAAAATGCTGTAATCGAGCCGAGACCTTGGTGGGAACGTTACCAGCCGATTTCGTACAATTTTGTCACTCGCTCTGGGGATGAAGCGGCTCTCGCTGACATGATCCGCCGCTGCAATGCGGCGGGTGTGAGGATTTACCCGGACATAATCTTCAACCACATGACTGGACCACACGATTTTGCGGTCGGCACCGGTGGCAGCACAGCTGAGCCAAACAACAAGGACTTTCCAGCCGTGCCCTACAGCATAATAGATTTCAACCCGTCGTGCGAAATCGTTGATTACAACGATCCAGTTAAT gtTCGTAATTGTGAGTTGGTTGGCCTCAAGGATCTTGCTCAATCAACCGAATATGTGCGAGCAAAAATTGCGGAAATGCTTAACAGGCTAATAGACATGGGGGTTGCTGGTTTCCGCGTGGATGCGGCCAAACACATGTGGCCTGGAGACATGCAGGCGATTATGGACCAATTGCATGATTTAAACACGGATCACGGCTTTGCACCTGGATCTAGACCATTCCTTGCCCAAGAAGTTATCGATCTTG GCGGCAGCATTGTTGGTTTCACCGACTATTTGGACCTGGGCCGGATCACCGAGTTCAGATTCAGCGCCGAGATTGGGAGAGCTTTCCGGGGTCTGAATGAGCTCCGGTGGCTGAGTTCCTGGGGCGAGGGTTGGGGGTTCATGCCTTCCGGAAGCGCCTTAGCGTTTGTGGATAACCACGATAATCAACGCGGACACGGTGCTGGCGGAGGAGACATCCTCACCTACAAGCTACCAAAGAACTATAAAATGGCCACAGCCTTCAACCTGGCGCACACGTACGGAACGCCAAGAATCATGTCCAGCTTCGACTTTGTGGAGTCTGACCAGGGCCCTCCTGCCGATGCCGAGGGAAACATTGTCGGCCCAGAGTTCAACCCTGATAACACGTGCACTAACGGCTGGGTCTGCGAGCACCGCTGGAGGCAAATTCACAAcatgattgaatttaaaaacgtgGTCGATGGCGAGCCCTTGACCGACTGGTGGGACAATGGCAGCAACCAGATTGCTTTCTGCAGGGGCAACAAGGGCTTCATCGCattcaacaatcaatttgagGTTGATTTGGTCGAGAACCTGCAG acTTGTCTGCCAGCTGGCACATACTGCGATGTTATTTCTGGATCAAAAGAAAGTGGTGTTTGCACTGGAAAGGAAGTAGCTGTTGGTCCTGACGGAATCGCACTGATTGTGATTGGAAACTTGGAGTTGGACGGAATACTAGCTCTGCATGTTGGC GCAATGTTGTGA
- the LOC135938988 gene encoding ATP-dependent DNA helicase Q4-like — protein MMYERKQIDNNYDGGNGTVKKGSCFTCGMAGHWANNCPQNDGLISMEVADQIDDSPYLTLEEADALANEHRPVSKFNMEKPAEEGRKPTIEPLYSLDENGELPDTPLEVLAALKQFGFSSFRPGQEETVMRILCGLSSLVMLSTGAG, from the exons ATGATGTACGAAAGGAAGCAGATTGATAACAACTATGATGGAGGGAACGGAACTGTTAAGAAAGGAAGCTGCTTCACATGTGGAATG GCTGGTCACTGGGCCAATAATTGTCCCCAGAATGACGGACTCATTTCTATGGAGGTGGCTGATCAAATCGATGACAGTCCTTACCTCACCTTAGAGGAGGCTGACGCTTTGGCCAATGAACACAGGCCTGTTTCCAA ATTCAACATGGAGAAGCCAGCAGAGGAAGGCCGAAAGCCCACTATTGAGCCTTTGTACAGTCTCGATGAGAATGGCGAGCTCCCTGACACACCGCTTGAGGTACTGGCCGCACTGAAACAATTCGGCTTCAGCTCCTTTCGCCCTGGACAAGAGGAGACAGTCATGAGGATACTCTGTGGTCTGTCCTCTTTGGTGATGCTTTCTACCGGTGCTGGCTAA